A stretch of Salvelinus namaycush isolate Seneca chromosome 42, SaNama_1.0, whole genome shotgun sequence DNA encodes these proteins:
- the LOC120034772 gene encoding ladderlectin-like: MEVPVESDAVAVEEPKSAAEEAVEVEAPAAEEKLSDAPGVFSEDENEAVEVAAAAPKDKAARRFCPDGWFSYQSKCYMFVNTPRSWFGAEEHCNELGASLASASSSPEYRYLQQITRTANRATAWIGGFYLQGYWMWIDRSGMYYTNWYSQSTAISNSCMYLQSAVGQGWRNLGCGTQYPFICVHNYRC, translated from the exons ATGGAAG TTCCTGTGGAGAGCGATGCTGTGGCGGTAGAAGAACCAAAAAGTGCCGCAG AGGAGGCTGTTGAGGTTGAGGCTCCTGCAGCAGAGGAGAAGCTGAGTGACGCCCCAG GTGTCTTTTCAGAAGATGAGAATGAGGCAGTTGAGGTGGCTGCAGCAGCACCTAAAGATAAAG CGGCACGCAGGTTCTGCCCTGACGGATGGTTCAGCTACCAGTCCAAGTGTTACATGTTTGTGAACACTCCTCGGTCCTGGTTCGGAGCCGAG GAACATTGCAATGAACTGGGCGCCAGCCTGGCCTCCGCCAGCTCCTCCCCCGAGTATCGTTACCTGCAACAGATAACCAGAACAGCCAACAGAGCCACCGCCTGGATCGGTGGATTCTACCTCCAG GGATATTGGATGTGGATCGACCGCTCAGGAATGTATTACACCAACTGGTACAGCCAGAGCACCGCAATCAGCAACTCCTGCATGTACCTGCAATCTGCTG TGGGCCAGGGCTGGAGGAACCTCGGATGTGGCACACAATACCCATTCATCTGCGTCCACAACTATCGCTGTTAG
- the LOC120035165 gene encoding ladderlectin-like: MKVLIIFALLCVALSAKAAAVPVESDAVAVEEPKSAPEEAVEVEAPAAEEKLSDAPGVFSEDENEAVEVAAAAPKDKAARRFCPDGWFSYQSKCYMFVNTPRSWFGAEEHCNELGASLASASSSPEYRYLQQITRTANRATAWIGGFYLQGTWMWIDRSGMYYTNWYSQSTATSNSCMYLQSAVGQGWRNLGCGTQYPFICVHNYRC; the protein is encoded by the exons atgaAGGTTCTGATCATCTTTGCACTACTTTGTGTCGCACTCTCTGCTAAGGCAGCAGCAG TTCCTGTGGAGAGCGATGCTGTGGCGGTAGAAGAGCCAAAAAGTGCCCCAG AGGAGGCTGTTGAGGTTGAGGCTCCTGCAGCAGAGGAGAAGCTGAGTGACGCCCCAG GTGTCTTTTCAGAAGATGAGAATGAGGCAGTTGAGGTGGCTGCAGCAGCACCTAAAGATAAAG CGGCTCGCAGGTTCTGCCCTGACGGATGGTTCAGCTACCAGTCCAAGTGTTACATGTTTGTGAACACTCCTCGGTCCTGGTTCGGAGCCGAG GAACATTGCAATGAACTGGGTGCCAGCCTGGCCTCCGCCAGCTCCTCCCCCGAGTATCGTTACCTGCAACAGATAACCAGAACAGCCAACAGAGCCACCGCCTGGATCGGTGGATTCTACCTCCAG GGAACTTGGATGTGGATCGACCGCTCAGGAATGTATTACACCAACTGGTACAGCCAGAGCACCGCAACCAGCAACTCCTGCATGTACCTGCAATCTGCTG TGGGCCAGGGCTGGAGGAACCTCGGATGTGGCACACAATACCCATTCATCTGCGTCCACAACTATCGCTGTTAG